The following coding sequences are from one Paenibacillus sp. FSL R5-0912 window:
- a CDS encoding methionine ABC transporter permease: MFESMLKYQDQMWQSIGETFVMVGISVGSALLLGLPLGTLLYFCRKGQLYENRSLSLILNSIVNVVRSFPFLLLVVALIPFTRLVVGTAIGTLAATVPLSIVAIAYYSRLVEQSLLEVPRGTIEAALSMGASRLGVIFKFLYVEARSGLVLGLTASTISFISFSTVMGVVGGGGVGDFAIRYGYQRFETEVMIYAILVMIVLVQLIQFTGSTLARLLDKR, encoded by the coding sequence ATGTTTGAGAGCATGCTGAAGTATCAGGATCAGATGTGGCAGTCGATCGGAGAGACCTTTGTGATGGTCGGAATCTCCGTGGGGTCTGCGCTGCTGCTGGGGCTTCCGCTGGGGACACTGCTGTATTTTTGCCGCAAAGGCCAATTGTATGAGAATAGAAGCTTGTCGCTCATACTGAACAGCATCGTAAATGTGGTGCGTTCGTTTCCGTTCCTGCTGCTGGTAGTGGCTCTGATTCCGTTCACCCGCCTGGTAGTGGGAACGGCGATTGGCACGCTGGCGGCAACGGTGCCGCTGTCTATCGTCGCTATTGCCTATTATTCACGGCTGGTGGAGCAGTCTCTGCTGGAGGTTCCCAGAGGAACGATAGAAGCGGCGTTATCCATGGGGGCATCCAGACTGGGAGTGATCTTTAAGTTTCTGTATGTGGAGGCCCGTTCCGGACTGGTGCTGGGATTGACTGCCTCTACGATCAGCTTCATTTCTTTTTCAACAGTAATGGGTGTGGTCGGCGGCGGCGGGGTTGGCGATTTCGCGATCCGCTACGGGTATCAGCGGTTCGAGACAGAAGTGATGATCTACGCCATACTCGTCATGATTGTGCTGGTGCAATTGATTCAGTTCACAGGAAGTACACTGGCAAGACTGCTGGATAAACGCTGA
- a CDS encoding methionine ABC transporter ATP-binding protein, with protein sequence MLSLSQVSKSFALKAGPYTAVDNVSLEVKTGAIHGIIGASGAGKSTLLRLINLLERPDRGTVTVDGKLLTELPDKELRRQRQRIGMIFQQFNLVGNATVSRNVAIPLELAGVPRAGRMKRALECLQFVGLADKANQYPAQLSGGQLQRVAIARALANNPKLLLCDEPTSALDPGTTADILGVLRHINDSLGVTVIIVTHELDVVRSICSEVSVMESGRMVDFFSRDEVGFLPPGSHLGSYRERITGRTGEPYV encoded by the coding sequence ATTTTATCACTGAGTCAGGTTAGCAAAAGCTTCGCTCTGAAGGCCGGCCCTTATACTGCTGTGGACAATGTATCGCTTGAAGTGAAGACGGGTGCTATACACGGCATTATCGGGGCAAGCGGTGCCGGCAAATCTACACTTCTGCGGCTGATTAATCTGCTGGAGCGGCCCGATAGGGGAACGGTTACTGTAGACGGCAAGCTGCTTACAGAGCTGCCGGACAAGGAGCTGCGGCGGCAGCGGCAAAGAATCGGCATGATCTTTCAGCAGTTCAATCTTGTCGGCAATGCCACCGTCAGCCGCAATGTGGCGATTCCGCTGGAGCTTGCCGGAGTGCCGCGTGCCGGACGGATGAAGCGGGCGCTGGAATGTCTGCAGTTTGTCGGGCTTGCAGACAAAGCTAATCAGTATCCGGCACAGCTCAGCGGCGGCCAGCTCCAGCGGGTAGCGATTGCCCGGGCGCTGGCGAACAATCCGAAGCTGCTGCTGTGCGATGAGCCGACCTCCGCGCTTGATCCGGGCACCACGGCGGATATCCTGGGTGTACTCCGCCACATCAATGATTCGCTCGGTGTTACTGTCATTATAGTTACCCATGAGCTGGATGTCGTCCGGAGCATCTGCTCAGAGGTATCTGTAATGGAGAGCGGGCGGATGGTTGATTTCTTTTCCCGGGATGAGGTCGGCTTTCTTCCGCCGGGGAGCCATTTGGGCTCCTACCGGGAGAGGATTACGGGAAGAACGGGGGAACCCTATGTTTGA
- a CDS encoding MetQ/NlpA family ABC transporter substrate-binding protein, which yields MKAAFGLTLLVLVLALAGCGNNKEAEETPAATSTESVKIKVASLIPPMTDILDIVKPILKEEGVDMEVVVLSDNVQPNEALANKEVDANFFQHVPYMEQFNASKDAKLVAVQPVYDAIYGGYSKRYKSIDELPDGATLVMANDPSNIGRSLQMFADAGLITLKEGVGIQATQADITANTKNFKFEEVDLLMLARMLDDADLVAMTPAYASPLGLTPKKDALITEGEDSAFTITLVAREDNKDSEAIQKLAKAISGPEVKKFLEDNYADIALPAF from the coding sequence ATGAAAGCTGCCTTCGGATTAACACTGCTCGTATTGGTACTTGCCCTTGCGGGCTGCGGAAACAACAAAGAAGCAGAAGAGACACCGGCTGCCACCAGCACTGAATCTGTGAAGATCAAGGTAGCCTCGCTGATTCCGCCAATGACGGATATCCTTGATATCGTGAAGCCGATCCTGAAGGAAGAAGGCGTGGACATGGAGGTTGTGGTGCTGTCCGATAATGTGCAGCCGAACGAAGCGCTGGCGAACAAAGAGGTGGACGCGAACTTCTTCCAGCATGTGCCATACATGGAGCAGTTCAATGCCAGCAAAGATGCGAAGCTCGTTGCGGTTCAGCCAGTATATGATGCCATCTATGGCGGTTACTCCAAACGCTATAAGAGCATTGATGAACTGCCTGATGGAGCAACCCTCGTAATGGCGAATGATCCTTCGAATATCGGACGCTCCCTGCAAATGTTCGCTGATGCCGGACTGATTACGCTGAAGGAAGGCGTAGGCATTCAGGCGACCCAGGCGGACATTACCGCTAATACCAAGAACTTTAAGTTCGAAGAGGTTGATCTGCTGATGCTGGCGCGTATGCTGGATGATGCAGATCTGGTAGCGATGACGCCTGCTTATGCCAGCCCGCTCGGCCTGACCCCGAAGAAGGATGCGCTGATCACCGAAGGTGAGGATTCCGCATTTACGATCACGCTCGTTGCCCGTGAGGACAACAAGGATTCCGAGGCGATCCAGAAGCTGGCTAAGGCGATCAGCGGCCCGGAAGTGAAGAAGTTCCTTGAGGATAATTACGCGGATATCGCGCTGCCTGCTTTTTGA
- a CDS encoding ABC transporter permease translates to MDETLEIDTVVRHPKNRKKKKQPITWRLIRNQNQLIWMSVPLMLYIILFAYVPVWGWTMAFQNYKPAKSFGEQEWVGLKQFRFLFTDDNFIRVLRNTLAMGLINLILGFVTAIVLALLLNEIKKVFWKRTVQTISYLPHFLSWIIVTGIVATSLSINDGIVNIVLMKLHLIKEPILWLSEGKYFWGIVGASHVWKEVGWNTIIYLAAIASIDPALYEAAEIDGANRYKKMMFVTLPGIKATIVILMIMSIGHVLEAGFEVQYLLGNGLVVDWAETIDIFVLKYGLAQGNYSLATAGGIFKTVVSVTLLLMANGISKRLGEERLL, encoded by the coding sequence ATGGATGAGACCCTAGAAATAGATACTGTCGTCCGGCATCCGAAGAACCGAAAGAAGAAAAAACAGCCGATTACCTGGCGCTTGATCAGAAACCAGAATCAGCTTATTTGGATGTCTGTGCCCTTGATGCTCTACATTATTCTTTTTGCCTATGTTCCCGTTTGGGGCTGGACCATGGCGTTTCAGAATTACAAGCCCGCGAAGTCCTTCGGTGAACAGGAATGGGTGGGACTCAAGCAATTCAGGTTTCTGTTTACAGATGATAACTTTATTCGTGTACTGCGCAACACGCTGGCGATGGGGCTTATCAATCTGATCCTCGGTTTTGTTACAGCCATAGTGCTTGCGCTGCTGCTGAATGAAATCAAGAAGGTCTTCTGGAAAAGGACTGTGCAGACAATCTCTTATCTGCCCCACTTCCTGTCATGGATTATCGTTACCGGCATTGTGGCCACCTCGCTCTCCATTAACGACGGGATTGTAAATATCGTTCTGATGAAGCTGCATCTGATTAAAGAGCCGATTCTATGGCTTAGTGAAGGAAAGTATTTCTGGGGAATCGTAGGGGCTTCGCATGTGTGGAAGGAAGTAGGATGGAATACCATTATTTATCTGGCGGCCATTGCCTCCATTGACCCTGCCCTTTATGAAGCTGCCGAAATTGACGGTGCGAACCGTTACAAGAAGATGATGTTTGTAACCCTGCCTGGTATCAAAGCAACGATTGTAATTCTGATGATTATGTCCATAGGACATGTCCTGGAAGCAGGCTTTGAAGTGCAGTATCTGCTCGGCAACGGGCTGGTAGTGGACTGGGCGGAGACGATAGATATCTTCGTGCTTAAATACGGGCTTGCCCAAGGGAATTATTCACTCGCCACTGCGGGCGGGATTTTCAAAACAGTTGTCAGTGTAACCTTGCTGCTTATGGCTAATGGGATTTCCAAGCGGCTTGGGGAAGAGAGGTTGTTATAA
- a CDS encoding response regulator, translating into MKYKVLLVDDEPSALEGMQLWIDWEELGFELCGTCGNGREGLRLMKLLEPDLVITDVNMPLMNGLEMIEAWQEQDAGRPKFVILSGYSEFEYARTAISYGISHYLLKPVFPEEAAEELREIHQELEQEANRRMIHEIASEEEAVALIRGLLYGKKADPALQELLDRLPGFQGVGLWNLCLIQTVPELYTELRGRAATQLAAYPAMVMMDLEAGILGIVYGMPADSPEGGAIEEGLNFLRQEYGRRQIYMAIGAPENSLPGIAESYRSAKEALQHFFYNPEYAGILAYRGIQGHPFSYHYDHIRLMDALLDSVNLLDADGYRRALEEADCSFRAQQVAPEVVRKIVIHLMYRITELAPGAEDGGGEQVTAGSGIAEIQQAMIPLDELLSRLLMCGEMAIDLLMREQNQKSHGIVQEINEYIGAHFQESLSIQKLAEVFFLHPVYLGQLLIKKNGMTFNEQLHHLRIQEAAVLLRGSKLKLSEIAERVGYVNYGQFLKRFEKEMHMGPNEYRHAKF; encoded by the coding sequence GTGAAATACAAAGTATTATTAGTTGATGATGAGCCGAGCGCCCTCGAAGGCATGCAGCTGTGGATCGATTGGGAGGAACTCGGCTTCGAGCTGTGCGGAACCTGCGGCAACGGCCGGGAGGGGCTGCGGCTGATGAAGCTGCTGGAGCCGGACCTGGTGATTACAGATGTGAACATGCCGCTCATGAATGGTTTGGAGATGATAGAGGCCTGGCAAGAGCAGGATGCCGGCAGACCCAAGTTCGTGATTCTGAGCGGCTACAGTGAATTTGAATATGCCCGTACGGCCATCAGCTACGGAATCAGCCATTATCTGCTGAAGCCGGTCTTTCCGGAGGAGGCCGCTGAGGAATTGCGGGAAATTCATCAGGAGCTGGAACAGGAAGCGAACCGCAGAATGATTCATGAGATTGCCTCTGAAGAAGAGGCGGTGGCCTTGATTAGAGGACTGCTGTACGGGAAAAAAGCAGACCCGGCGCTTCAGGAGCTGCTGGATCGTCTGCCTGGCTTTCAGGGGGTCGGGCTCTGGAATCTTTGTCTGATTCAGACTGTCCCGGAGCTGTATACAGAGCTGCGGGGAAGGGCGGCTACCCAGTTGGCTGCCTATCCGGCCATGGTGATGATGGATCTGGAGGCGGGCATTCTCGGGATTGTATACGGTATGCCGGCAGATAGCCCTGAAGGCGGAGCAATAGAAGAGGGGCTGAATTTCCTCCGGCAGGAATACGGCAGAAGACAGATCTATATGGCCATTGGAGCTCCGGAGAACTCCCTGCCGGGAATTGCTGAGAGTTACCGCAGCGCCAAAGAGGCTTTGCAGCATTTTTTCTATAATCCTGAGTATGCCGGGATTCTGGCTTACCGCGGGATACAGGGCCATCCCTTCAGCTATCATTATGATCATATCCGGCTAATGGATGCCCTGCTTGATTCTGTTAATCTGCTCGATGCGGACGGTTACCGCAGAGCGCTGGAGGAAGCGGACTGCAGCTTCCGTGCACAGCAGGTGGCGCCGGAGGTGGTTCGGAAAATTGTGATTCATCTCATGTACCGGATCACCGAGCTCGCGCCCGGGGCGGAGGACGGAGGCGGGGAGCAGGTGACGGCTGGGTCTGGAATCGCGGAGATCCAGCAGGCCATGATCCCGCTGGATGAATTGCTCAGCCGCTTATTAATGTGCGGTGAAATGGCAATTGATCTCCTGATGCGTGAGCAGAATCAAAAGTCGCATGGCATTGTGCAGGAGATTAATGAGTATATCGGTGCGCATTTTCAGGAGAGTCTGAGCATTCAGAAGCTGGCAGAGGTCTTCTTCCTGCATCCCGTCTATCTGGGGCAATTGCTGATTAAGAAGAACGGCATGACCTTCAATGAGCAGCTGCATCATCTGCGGATTCAGGAGGCGGCGGTTCTGCTGCGCGGCAGCAAGCTGAAGCTCTCGGAGATAGCTGAACGTGTGGGTTATGTCAATTACGGTCAGTTTTTGAAACGGTTTGAAAAGGAGATGCACATGGGCCCGAATGAATACCGCCATGCAAAGTTCTAA
- a CDS encoding carbohydrate ABC transporter permease, whose translation MDNRHISPGPNAGYTVKRSLGTGRLEPILFTSFNTLFMVCLVVVTLYPFINTIAVSFNEGNDTIRGGIYLWPREWTFQNYRAIFATGTIFDAFLVSVARTVISTILNIFLTTMLAYTLSRREYVFRQPITVIFVLTMYFSAGLIPNYFLIKDLHLLNSFWVYIFPSMISAFNMIVIRTYIGTIPESLLESAKIDGAGDFRIFMRVVFPLCKPVLATIALFVAVGAWNSWFDAFIYTSSRQNLSTLQYELMKLLSSTMNSNGNPTVQNGVGMDQNSARAMVTPLSIRAAITVVASVPILLVYPFMQKYFVVGLNVGSVKE comes from the coding sequence ATGGATAACCGACACATTAGCCCTGGGCCAAATGCAGGCTATACGGTGAAAAGGAGTCTAGGTACCGGAAGGCTTGAGCCGATTCTGTTCACTTCCTTCAATACGCTCTTTATGGTCTGTCTGGTGGTTGTGACATTATATCCATTCATCAACACGATAGCTGTTTCGTTTAATGAAGGGAACGATACAATCCGCGGCGGTATTTACTTATGGCCGAGAGAATGGACTTTTCAGAATTACAGGGCAATTTTTGCCACGGGAACTATTTTTGACGCTTTCCTGGTTTCAGTAGCCCGTACAGTGATTTCTACGATACTCAATATTTTTCTGACCACCATGCTTGCATACACCTTAAGCCGCAGGGAATATGTATTCCGTCAGCCGATTACTGTTATCTTTGTGCTTACGATGTATTTCAGCGCCGGTCTGATCCCGAACTATTTCCTGATCAAGGATCTGCACCTGTTAAACAGCTTCTGGGTGTATATTTTCCCTTCGATGATCAGCGCATTCAATATGATCGTCATCCGTACCTATATCGGAACCATTCCGGAGAGCCTCTTGGAATCGGCGAAGATAGACGGCGCCGGGGATTTCAGAATATTCATGCGGGTGGTGTTTCCGCTCTGCAAGCCGGTGCTGGCGACCATCGCCCTGTTCGTGGCTGTCGGCGCGTGGAACTCCTGGTTCGATGCCTTTATCTATACCTCATCCAGACAGAATCTCAGTACGCTGCAATATGAGCTGATGAAGCTGCTGTCCTCAACGATGAATTCCAACGGTAACCCAACCGTACAGAATGGGGTGGGGATGGATCAGAATTCGGCAAGAGCGATGGTGACACCACTCTCTATACGGGCAGCTATCACAGTCGTGGCCTCTGTGCCTATCCTGCTGGTGTATCCGTTTATGCAGAAGTACTTTGTAGTGGGCTTGAATGTCGGCAGTGTGAAGGAATAG
- a CDS encoding sugar ABC transporter substrate-binding protein — MGGKSKAMYKFSLIVLLSLSFTLSGCGGNNNNTAGKAEETTAAGTASANTGGKIEPFKVSVFIGAAGQQPTPDNKIYKKIKEETGASFDMEFLAGDINQKLGVMIAGQDYPDLMTGNTKLTAAGAYIPLEDLIEEHAPNLKAHYAEYWNMMKDPNDGHIYILPNYGVYNGKVNSSWYSGPAFWIQKAVLKEFNYPQVKTLDQYFDLIEQYKAKYPKIDGSPTIGFEILNYDWKNWGLFNAPQHLIGHPNDGGVVVNDGVAEVFANKDYAKQYYQKLNEINQKGLIDKETFVQNYDQYMAKISSGTVLGMFDQHWNFNAAEDSLTTQGKIERTYVGLPLVYEEATKDYYRDLAVLNLNNGFGISINAKNAVQIIKLLDTLIQEDWQKMFSWGVEGEDYIVENGRFMRTQEQRDNAADATWQLANKAKAMFDYLPKTEGSFSDGNSTDAAAQPEEYKAGLKPFDKEVLDAYGFDSYVDFFSEPPANPVYYPAWSIDLIEGSDAKIASTKLNELQTKFLPKAILADPADFDSVWTDYTGQIEKANVKAYEDKINEQIKWRIENWSK; from the coding sequence ATGGGGGGCAAGTCGAAAGCGATGTACAAGTTTTCCCTGATTGTTCTGTTATCCCTAAGCTTTACGCTATCCGGCTGCGGGGGCAACAACAACAATACTGCGGGCAAAGCTGAAGAGACAACTGCGGCAGGAACGGCTTCAGCTAACACAGGAGGAAAGATAGAACCATTTAAGGTAAGCGTATTTATCGGCGCAGCTGGACAACAGCCGACACCGGACAATAAGATTTACAAGAAGATCAAGGAAGAAACCGGAGCCAGCTTCGATATGGAATTCCTGGCAGGTGACATTAACCAGAAGCTGGGCGTCATGATTGCCGGCCAGGATTACCCGGACCTCATGACCGGGAATACCAAGCTTACAGCAGCAGGGGCATATATTCCGCTGGAAGACCTGATTGAGGAGCATGCGCCAAATTTGAAAGCGCATTATGCCGAATACTGGAACATGATGAAGGACCCGAACGACGGCCATATTTATATCCTGCCTAACTACGGTGTATACAATGGTAAGGTCAACAGCTCCTGGTATTCGGGACCTGCCTTCTGGATTCAAAAAGCTGTCCTCAAGGAATTCAATTATCCGCAGGTGAAGACACTGGATCAATACTTTGACCTGATTGAGCAGTATAAGGCGAAATATCCTAAAATCGACGGAAGCCCGACGATCGGGTTCGAAATTCTGAACTATGACTGGAAAAACTGGGGTCTGTTCAATGCGCCGCAGCATCTGATCGGCCATCCAAATGATGGCGGTGTGGTTGTCAATGACGGCGTAGCTGAAGTGTTTGCAAATAAAGATTATGCGAAGCAATACTACCAGAAGCTGAATGAAATCAACCAGAAGGGTCTGATCGATAAAGAGACCTTTGTACAGAACTATGACCAGTATATGGCGAAAATATCCAGTGGTACCGTACTGGGGATGTTCGACCAGCACTGGAACTTCAACGCTGCTGAGGATTCTCTGACGACCCAAGGTAAAATTGAACGCACCTATGTTGGTCTTCCGCTCGTATACGAAGAGGCGACCAAAGACTACTACCGCGATCTTGCCGTTCTTAACCTTAACAACGGCTTCGGTATCAGTATCAATGCCAAAAATGCCGTGCAGATCATCAAGCTGCTCGACACTCTGATCCAGGAAGACTGGCAGAAAATGTTCTCCTGGGGTGTGGAAGGCGAAGATTATATCGTGGAGAACGGCAGATTTATGAGAACCCAGGAACAGCGTGACAATGCAGCCGATGCCACCTGGCAGCTGGCCAACAAAGCCAAAGCGATGTTTGATTACCTGCCCAAAACAGAAGGAAGCTTCAGTGACGGCAACTCAACGGATGCTGCTGCACAGCCGGAAGAATACAAAGCAGGTCTGAAGCCTTTCGACAAGGAAGTGCTTGATGCCTATGGCTTTGACTCTTACGTGGACTTCTTCAGTGAGCCTCCTGCCAATCCGGTCTATTATCCTGCCTGGTCCATCGACTTAATTGAAGGATCGGATGCCAAAATAGCCAGTACCAAGCTGAATGAACTGCAGACCAAGTTCCTGCCTAAAGCCATCCTTGCCGACCCGGCAGATTTCGATTCCGTATGGACCGATTACACCGGACAGATCGAAAAGGCTAATGTGAAGGCATATGAAGACAAGATCAATGAGCAGATTAAGTGGAGAATTGAGAACTGGAGTAAATAA